A window of Variovorax paradoxus EPS genomic DNA:
GGCGCCGCTTTTTACGCAAAGGGTAGGCACTGATAGAGGTGCCGCGGGCACGGGATATATTTAATTTCTTAAATAAATCCAGCACGCGCCGAAATGATCCTCCTGGCTTCCAACGAAAACCCGCTCGGCATGCCCGAGTCGGCCCGCCGCGCCGCGGCCGCCGCCCTCGAAGGCGCCGGCAACTACCCCGACAGCAACGGCACCGCGCTCAAGAATGCACTGGCGGCCCGGCTCGACGTGTCGCCCGAGTGGCTCACGCTTGGCAGCGGATCGAGCGAAATCCTCGAACTCGCCGCGCAGGTGAGCTTGAAGCCGGGCGAGAACGTCGTCTATTCGCAGTACGGCTTCATCGTCTACGCGCAGGCCACGGCGCACGCCCATGCGCGCGCCTCCGTCGTACCTTCGCAAGATTTCGGCCACGACCTGGGCGCGATGCGCGCCGCGATCGCCGACGACACGAAGCTGGTCTTCGTCGCCAACCCGAACAACCCGACCGGCACCTTCATCGATGCTGGGCCGCTGCGCGACTTCCTGCAATCGGTGCCCGCGCATGTGACGGTGTTGCTCGACGAGGCCTACACCGAATACCTCTCGCCCGCGCAGCGCTACGACAGCATCGAATGGGTGCGGCGCCTGCCGAACCTGATCGTCGCGCGCACCTTCTCCAAGGCCTTCGGCCTCGCGGGGATGCGCATCGGCTACGGCGTGTCGCAGCCGCCGCTGACCTCGCGCATGAACGCGCAACGGCCGCGTTTCAACGTGACGACGCCGGCCCAGGCCGCCGCAGTGGCCGCGCTCGGCGACACGGAATTCCTCGCGCGCACCTACGAACTCAACACCGCCGGACGCGAGCAACTCGCCGCGGGTTTCACCGAGTTGGGCCTCGTGCACATCCCTTCTTCGGGCAACTTTCTCATGGTGCAGGTGGGCGATGCGCAGGCCGTGCACGCGCGCCTCTTGGCCGCCGGCATCGAGGTTTCGCTGCTCGGCCCCTACGGCCTGCCGCAGTGGCTGCGCGTGAGCGTGGGCCTGCCCGAACAGAACGAGGCGCTGCTCGCCGCGCTGCGCTGACAGCGCATTTCTCCCCGCCCGCGGGAGGGCCGGGGTGGGGGCACGCGGCCGTCGATCAGGCGCCGTGCCGTGGCAAGCGCCGCGTGCCCCATCCCAACCTTCCCCCGGAAGGGGAAGGAGCAAGGCAGCTAAACCTGCCCGCTGAGTTCCTTCGCCGCCGCGCGCACGGGTTCGATGTAGCCCTCGTCATAGCGATGCGTCGGCATCGTCAGCGTGACCGCCGCAGCAAGGCTGCCGTCCGCATGGAACACCGGCGCCGAGATGCCCGCGAGTTCGGCCGTTCGATCCCCGACCAGCGCGCAGCAGCCTTGCGCGCGGATCGCTTCATACAACTTGCGTTCCCTCGCGCCGCGCGGCCGCTCGGTATCGGGACCGAAGGCGATCAGCACGCGAGCACCGGCGCCGCGGTCGTTGGGCAACAGGTCGCCCGCGCGCACGTGGTCGCGCACCACGTGCGATGAGTCGACGCGAAACTGGCACAGGCGCACCCAGCCGTCGCCCTGGTCCTGCCGCACGTGGTACGCCGCGCTTTCTCCGGTTGCGGCTGCGAGAGCACGCAGCACCGGCAGCACGATGCGGTCGAGCGACTGCGACGCGGCATAGAGCCCATGCAGCCGCGCGATCTCCATGCCGAGCGCGTAGCGGCCGTCGTCCTGCCGGCGGATCAACCGCGCGTGTTCGAGCGATGCCAAAAGCCGCAGCGCCGTGCTCTTGTAGAGCTGCGTGCGCTCGGCGAACTGCGCGAGCGACAGCGCTTCGTCGCCCGGCCGGAATGCCGACAGCAGGCTCAGCGCGCGATCGACCGCGGCGGCACCGCCGGGTGCGGCGTTGAGGTCGGAAACCGATTCGGTCTGGGCTTTGCGGGGCATGGGCGTGACTTGACAGGAAAAGTCGATCGGCGGTGTAATTCTGTTTGACGGAATTTAGTTCTGTCTAACAGAACAGTCAAGCGATCCACATCAAGATCGCTCCAAGGAGACGAAGTCGATGACACCCCCCGATGTCCTCATCAGCGAGGTCGGCCCGCGCGACGGTCTGCAATCGGTCAAGGCCACCATGCCCACGGCAGACAAGCTGCGCTGGATCGACGCGCTCTACGCCGCCGGCGTGCGCGAGATCGAGGTCGCGTCTTTCGTGCCCGCGAAGCTGCTGCCCCAGATGGCCGATGCCGCTGACGTGGTGCGCCACGCCGTCACGCTGCCTGGCCTTACCGTGATGGCGCTGGTGCCCAACCGCAAGGGCGCGCAGGCCGCGCTCGAAGCGGGCGTGCACAAGCTCACGATGCCGGTGTCGGCGAGCGTGGCGCACTCGCTCGCCAACGTTCGCAAGACGCCGTCGGAAATGGTCGAGGAGGTGCGCGCCATCTCCGACCTGCGCCGCGCGATCGCGCCGCAGGTGAAGCTCGAAGCCGGCATCTCCACCGCATTCGGCTGCACGCTGCAGGGGCTGGTGCCCGAAGACGACGTGATCCGCCTCGCCGCGCAATGCATCGAAGCCGGCGCCGAAGAGGCGGGCCTTTCGGACACCGTCGGCTACGCCAACCCGGCGCAGGTGCGGCGGCTCTTCAAGCGCCTGCGCGCGGAGCTCGGCACGCACGCCGGCGCGGCCCACATGCACAACACGCGCGGCCTCGGCATCGCGAATTGCCTGGCCGCGTGGGACGAGGGCGTGCGCACCTTCGA
This region includes:
- the hisC gene encoding histidinol-phosphate transaminase, yielding MILLASNENPLGMPESARRAAAAALEGAGNYPDSNGTALKNALAARLDVSPEWLTLGSGSSEILELAAQVSLKPGENVVYSQYGFIVYAQATAHAHARASVVPSQDFGHDLGAMRAAIADDTKLVFVANPNNPTGTFIDAGPLRDFLQSVPAHVTVLLDEAYTEYLSPAQRYDSIEWVRRLPNLIVARTFSKAFGLAGMRIGYGVSQPPLTSRMNAQRPRFNVTTPAQAAAVAALGDTEFLARTYELNTAGREQLAAGFTELGLVHIPSSGNFLMVQVGDAQAVHARLLAAGIEVSLLGPYGLPQWLRVSVGLPEQNEALLAALR
- a CDS encoding IclR family transcriptional regulator; protein product: MPRKAQTESVSDLNAAPGGAAAVDRALSLLSAFRPGDEALSLAQFAERTQLYKSTALRLLASLEHARLIRRQDDGRYALGMEIARLHGLYAASQSLDRIVLPVLRALAAATGESAAYHVRQDQGDGWVRLCQFRVDSSHVVRDHVRAGDLLPNDRGAGARVLIAFGPDTERPRGARERKLYEAIRAQGCCALVGDRTAELAGISAPVFHADGSLAAAVTLTMPTHRYDEGYIEPVRAAAKELSGQV
- a CDS encoding hydroxymethylglutaryl-CoA lyase, with the protein product MTPPDVLISEVGPRDGLQSVKATMPTADKLRWIDALYAAGVREIEVASFVPAKLLPQMADAADVVRHAVTLPGLTVMALVPNRKGAQAALEAGVHKLTMPVSASVAHSLANVRKTPSEMVEEVRAISDLRRAIAPQVKLEAGISTAFGCTLQGLVPEDDVIRLAAQCIEAGAEEAGLSDTVGYANPAQVRRLFKRLRAELGTHAGAAHMHNTRGLGIANCLAAWDEGVRTFDASLGGLGGCPYAPGASGNAVTEDLVFMFEAMGVRTGIDIQKLIAARAPLMAGLPGEPVYGMTPEAGLPKGFAQEHNTHV